The Mycolicibacterium boenickei genome has a segment encoding these proteins:
- a CDS encoding intersectin-EH binding protein Ibp1, which translates to MATFPISMRRLIFAGGFAVAAATAPAIAAFAVPMSSGPAVACPSGEEEDLYSGLCVPHTVPNSPGSFSATPANPDLPSVNLPGGGGSIPCTGANSGECIGLSEEAQSQGPQPVPESTVGSSPTVHGSIG; encoded by the coding sequence ATGGCGACGTTCCCGATCTCGATGCGACGACTGATCTTTGCCGGTGGATTTGCGGTCGCCGCAGCCACCGCCCCTGCGATCGCAGCCTTCGCCGTACCCATGTCGTCCGGCCCGGCGGTCGCCTGCCCGTCCGGTGAAGAGGAAGACCTCTACAGCGGCCTGTGCGTCCCGCACACCGTGCCGAACTCGCCCGGCTCGTTCAGCGCCACCCCGGCCAACCCCGATCTGCCCTCGGTCAACCTGCCCGGCGGCGGCGGCTCCATCCCCTGCACCGGCGCCAACTCCGGAGAGTGCATCGGCCTGTCCGAGGAAGCACAGTCCCAGGGCCCGCAGCCGGTCCCGGAGTCCACCGTGGGCAGCAGCCCGACAGTGCACGGTTCCATCGGCTGA
- a CDS encoding intersectin-EH binding protein Ibp1, translated as MAISPLFVRRFAVAAGIAAAIAAAPALTVLSTPSQSLASCPNGETEDTFTNVCVPDIVPNSPGNFSSVAGNPDLPAVNAPDGGGSIPCTGANSGECIGLAEEQQAEGPEPVPQSTVGSSPTVHGSIG; from the coding sequence ATGGCCATCTCCCCGCTTTTCGTCCGCCGCTTCGCCGTCGCGGCAGGCATCGCCGCGGCCATCGCCGCAGCCCCCGCCCTCACGGTGTTGTCGACACCGTCTCAGTCACTGGCCTCGTGCCCCAACGGGGAGACCGAGGACACCTTCACCAACGTGTGCGTGCCCGACATCGTGCCGAACTCCCCCGGCAATTTCAGCAGCGTCGCAGGCAATCCGGATCTGCCCGCGGTGAACGCGCCGGACGGCGGCGGCTCCATCCCCTGCACCGGCGCCAACTCCGGCGAGTGCATCGGACTGGCCGAGGAGCAGCAGGCCGAGGGTCCTGAGCCCGTCCCGCAGTCGACGGTCGGCAGCAGCCCGACCGTGCACGGTTCGATCGGCTGA
- a CDS encoding enoyl-CoA hydratase — MVSPDDTARQVEYETLDDGRIARIWLNRPNAQNAQSRTLLVQLDEAFGRAEADDAVRVVILAARGKNFSAGHDLGSEEALAERQPGPTQHPTFRSHGATAAGVTERTYLQEWHFYFENTRRWRDLRKITIAQVQGNAISAALMLIWACDLIVAADDAKFSDVVGVRMGMPGVEYYAHPWEFGARKAKELLLTGDSIDADEAYRLGMVSKVFARDELEDKTLEFARRIAERPTMAALLVKDSVNAASDAMGFTEALRHAFHIHELGHAHWASANENRWPVGMPPDVPDWRTLGAPKPARRDTP; from the coding sequence ATGGTCAGTCCCGACGACACAGCCCGCCAGGTCGAATACGAGACGCTCGACGACGGACGCATCGCCCGGATCTGGCTGAACCGACCGAATGCCCAGAACGCTCAGTCCCGGACGCTGCTGGTGCAACTCGACGAGGCGTTCGGCCGGGCAGAGGCCGACGATGCGGTCCGCGTGGTGATCCTGGCCGCGCGTGGGAAGAACTTCTCGGCGGGCCACGATCTCGGTTCCGAAGAGGCGCTGGCCGAGCGTCAGCCGGGGCCGACGCAGCACCCGACGTTCCGCTCCCACGGTGCCACCGCCGCAGGCGTCACCGAGCGGACCTATCTGCAGGAGTGGCACTTCTACTTCGAGAACACCCGGCGTTGGCGTGATCTGCGCAAGATCACCATCGCCCAGGTGCAGGGCAATGCGATCTCGGCGGCCCTCATGCTGATCTGGGCCTGCGACCTGATCGTGGCCGCCGACGACGCCAAGTTCAGTGACGTCGTCGGGGTACGGATGGGTATGCCCGGGGTCGAGTATTACGCCCACCCGTGGGAGTTCGGCGCCCGCAAGGCCAAAGAGCTGCTGCTGACCGGTGATTCGATCGATGCCGACGAGGCGTACCGGTTGGGCATGGTGTCCAAGGTGTTCGCACGCGACGAACTCGAAGACAAGACACTGGAATTCGCCCGGCGCATCGCCGAGCGGCCGACGATGGCGGCCTTGCTGGTCAAGGATTCCGTGAACGCGGCCAGCGACGCGATGGGCTTCACCGAAGCGCTGCGTCATGCCTTCCATATCCACGAACTCGGGCACGCGCACTGGGCGTCTGCCAACGAGAACCGCTGGCCGGTGGGCATGCCGCCCGATGTTCCCGACTGGCGGACGCTCGGGGCTCCCAAGCCCGCTCGGCGTGATACACCATGA
- a CDS encoding SDR family oxidoreductase, which translates to MQISLEDRTYLVTGGGSGIGKGAAAAIVAAGGNALLIGRNADKLSAAADELAAQGPGSVRYEPADVTNEDEVRRAVDVATAWNGQLHGVVHSAGGSLTIGPITQIDSELWRQTVDLNVNGTMYLIKHAGREMVRAGGGSFVGISSIASTNTHRWFGAYGVSKAAFDHLLKLAADEMGPSSVRFNSIRPGLTRTEMVGPVFELPAASDDYQACTPMPRFGEVEDIANLAVFLLSDAAGWITGQSIGVDGGHSLRRGPDISGMLEPLYGVDGLRGVVPSE; encoded by the coding sequence ATGCAGATTTCGTTAGAGGATCGAACTTATCTGGTCACCGGTGGTGGTAGCGGCATCGGCAAGGGTGCCGCGGCTGCCATCGTCGCCGCCGGCGGCAACGCCCTGCTGATCGGGCGCAACGCCGACAAGCTGAGTGCGGCGGCCGACGAGCTCGCCGCCCAGGGACCCGGATCCGTGCGTTACGAGCCTGCCGACGTCACCAACGAGGACGAGGTCCGCCGCGCGGTCGACGTGGCCACCGCCTGGAACGGCCAACTGCACGGTGTGGTGCACAGCGCCGGTGGTTCGCTGACGATCGGCCCGATCACCCAGATCGACTCCGAACTGTGGCGCCAGACCGTTGATCTGAACGTCAACGGAACGATGTACCTGATCAAGCACGCCGGCCGGGAGATGGTCCGTGCCGGCGGCGGCTCGTTCGTCGGCATCTCATCGATCGCCTCGACCAACACCCACCGCTGGTTCGGCGCGTACGGCGTCAGCAAGGCGGCGTTCGACCATCTGCTCAAACTGGCCGCCGACGAGATGGGACCGTCCTCGGTGCGGTTCAACAGCATTCGGCCCGGGTTGACCCGGACCGAGATGGTCGGACCGGTCTTCGAGCTGCCGGCAGCCAGCGACGATTACCAGGCCTGCACACCGATGCCGCGGTTCGGTGAGGTCGAGGACATCGCCAACCTCGCGGTGTTCCTGCTCAGCGACGCCGCGGGCTGGATCACCGGCCAGTCCATCGGTGTCGACGGTGGGCACAGCCTGCGTCGCGGGCCCGACATCTCCGGGATGCTGGAGCCGCTGTACGGCGTCGACGGCCTCCGTGGAGTCGTCCCGAGCGAGTAG
- a CDS encoding NAD(P)-dependent oxidoreductase, translated as MKIGFVGLGNMGAAMAANLLTAGHEVTAYNRSPDKVAALVAQGARPAASVADACRGDVVVTMLANDDAVRAVTFGDHGIVASLSEGAVHVSSSTISVALADQLTSAHADAGQGFVAAPVFGRPEAAAAAKLFVVAAGAPATVAAATPVFEAIGQRTFVLGEEPRAANLVKISGNFLIASVIESLGEAMALVGKAGVDKQQYLELLTSTLFDAPVYRTYGGLLAREEFSPAGFAATLGLKDVKLALSAGEELQVPLPVGSLLRDRFLTLLATGGGDLDWSAAGALSAWEAGGEHPA; from the coding sequence ATGAAGATCGGATTCGTCGGCCTGGGCAACATGGGCGCGGCCATGGCCGCCAACCTGCTCACGGCCGGACACGAGGTCACTGCGTACAACCGCTCCCCCGACAAGGTGGCCGCGCTGGTCGCCCAGGGCGCCCGCCCGGCCGCCTCGGTCGCCGACGCCTGTCGGGGCGACGTGGTCGTCACCATGCTGGCCAACGACGACGCGGTCCGGGCCGTCACATTCGGCGATCACGGCATCGTCGCTTCGTTGTCCGAGGGCGCCGTCCACGTCTCGTCGTCGACGATCAGCGTCGCCCTGGCCGACCAGCTCACCTCGGCCCATGCCGATGCCGGGCAGGGTTTCGTCGCCGCCCCGGTGTTCGGCAGGCCCGAGGCCGCCGCGGCAGCCAAGTTGTTCGTCGTCGCGGCCGGAGCCCCGGCCACCGTGGCTGCGGCGACCCCGGTGTTCGAGGCGATCGGGCAACGCACCTTCGTCCTCGGCGAGGAACCCCGCGCCGCGAATCTGGTGAAGATCAGCGGGAACTTCCTGATCGCCTCGGTGATCGAATCTCTCGGCGAGGCAATGGCTCTCGTGGGCAAGGCCGGGGTGGACAAGCAGCAGTACCTGGAACTGCTGACCTCCACGCTGTTCGACGCCCCGGTGTACCGCACCTATGGCGGGCTGCTGGCCCGCGAGGAGTTCAGCCCGGCCGGCTTCGCCGCCACGCTCGGCCTCAAGGACGTCAAGCTGGCACTGAGCGCGGGTGAGGAGCTACAGGTGCCGCTGCCCGTCGGGAGCTTGCTGCGGGACCGCTTTCTCACGCTGCTGGCCACGGGCGGCGGCGATCTGGATTGGTCGGCGGCGGGTGCGCTCAGCGCGTGGGAGGCCGGAGGGGAGCATCCGGCCTAG
- a CDS encoding YdeI/OmpD-associated family protein translates to MKFSTVMFQDGNNTGIEVPAEVVEALAAGKRPAVVVDVNGYRYRSTIAPMGGKFLIPFSAERRRESGIGGGDAIAVELTVDAEPRTVTVPDDLRAALDGSPGAAEQWGRLSYSKQKAHVTSVEGAKAAETRARRIAKVIADLGA, encoded by the coding sequence ATGAAGTTCTCGACAGTGATGTTCCAGGACGGCAACAACACCGGAATCGAAGTTCCCGCCGAGGTGGTGGAGGCACTGGCCGCGGGTAAACGCCCGGCTGTGGTGGTCGACGTGAACGGCTACCGGTACCGCTCGACGATCGCCCCGATGGGCGGCAAGTTCCTGATCCCGTTCAGCGCCGAGCGCCGCAGGGAGTCGGGCATCGGCGGTGGGGATGCCATCGCCGTGGAGCTGACCGTCGACGCCGAGCCGCGAACCGTGACGGTGCCCGACGATCTGCGGGCCGCCCTCGACGGGTCACCGGGCGCTGCCGAGCAGTGGGGGCGCCTGTCCTACAGCAAGCAGAAGGCACACGTCACGTCGGTGGAAGGAGCCAAGGCGGCTGAGACCCGGGCCCGTCGCATCGCGAAAGTTATTGCTGACCTAGGGGCTTGA
- a CDS encoding (2Fe-2S)-binding protein, with amino-acid sequence MHELPVAVSVNGRDYQGVVEPRVTLADFLRENCGLTGTHLGCEHGACGACTVMLDGQAVRSCLVFAVQVDGQEVTTVEGIAGPDGELSPVQAALKECHGLQCGFCTPGFVTSITAMLRDNPNPTDEEIREGLSGNFCRCTGYQGIVNAVHRVCDHAEDSTELKPLGQQ; translated from the coding sequence ATGCATGAACTGCCGGTTGCGGTTTCGGTCAACGGGCGGGACTACCAGGGTGTGGTCGAGCCACGCGTCACCCTGGCCGATTTCCTGCGGGAGAACTGCGGTCTCACCGGTACCCACCTCGGCTGCGAGCACGGCGCCTGCGGCGCCTGCACGGTCATGCTGGACGGGCAGGCGGTCCGCTCGTGTCTGGTGTTCGCGGTTCAGGTGGACGGTCAGGAAGTGACGACGGTCGAGGGCATCGCAGGCCCGGACGGGGAGCTGTCCCCGGTCCAGGCCGCGCTCAAGGAGTGCCACGGCCTGCAATGCGGCTTCTGCACTCCGGGGTTCGTCACCTCGATCACCGCGATGCTGCGCGACAACCCGAACCCCACCGATGAGGAGATCCGCGAGGGGCTTTCCGGCAACTTCTGCCGCTGCACGGGCTACCAGGGGATCGTCAACGCCGTGCACCGGGTTTGTGACCACGCCGAGGACAGCACCGAGCTCAAGCCCCTAGGTCAGCAATAA
- a CDS encoding FAD binding domain-containing protein: MKPAPFAYHRPATVTEAVAMLGEYGEDAKILAGGQSLVPMLAMRLTHFENLIDISRLSELNDISLQGNEIRIGAATPHAMVGLDDEIADSVPLLTLATPHIGHFQIRSRGTLGGAIAHADPAAEYAAVALALDATIEATSSRGTRQIPAAEFFTGLWETALAADEILTAVHFPVASGRSGFGLAEFARRHGDFAIAGAVVGFELDEDDRITRCGIGLLGLGSTPLRATPAESAVIGTPIGGITADEIGRLAMSELTDIPSDLQGSASYRARVGAAMVSRAWTQATTHAEEALNA, encoded by the coding sequence ATGAAGCCCGCCCCCTTCGCTTACCATCGGCCCGCCACGGTCACCGAGGCGGTGGCGATGCTCGGCGAGTACGGCGAGGACGCCAAGATCCTGGCCGGTGGTCAGAGCCTGGTGCCGATGCTGGCCATGCGCCTGACGCACTTCGAGAACCTGATCGACATCTCGCGACTGTCTGAACTGAACGACATCTCCCTGCAGGGCAACGAGATCCGGATCGGCGCGGCGACCCCGCACGCGATGGTGGGGCTGGACGACGAGATCGCCGACTCGGTGCCGCTGCTGACCTTGGCCACACCGCACATCGGCCACTTCCAGATCCGCAGCCGCGGCACCCTCGGCGGCGCGATCGCGCACGCCGATCCGGCAGCCGAGTACGCGGCGGTCGCGCTGGCTCTCGACGCGACCATCGAGGCGACGTCGTCCCGCGGCACCCGTCAGATCCCCGCCGCCGAGTTCTTCACCGGCCTGTGGGAGACCGCGCTGGCCGCCGACGAGATCCTGACCGCCGTGCACTTCCCGGTGGCATCGGGCCGCAGCGGCTTCGGACTCGCCGAATTCGCCCGACGCCACGGTGATTTCGCGATCGCCGGTGCGGTGGTCGGATTCGAGCTCGATGAGGACGATCGGATCACCCGCTGCGGTATCGGCCTGCTCGGGCTCGGCTCCACCCCGCTGCGGGCCACCCCGGCCGAGTCGGCGGTGATCGGCACCCCGATCGGCGGTATCACCGCTGACGAGATCGGCCGGTTGGCGATGTCCGAGCTCACCGACATTCCCTCCGATCTGCAGGGCTCGGCCTCGTACCGGGCCCGGGTCGGGGCCGCCATGGTTTCCCGCGCCTGGACCCAGGCGACCACGCACGCCGAGGAGGCCCTCAATGCATGA
- a CDS encoding SRPBCC family protein — MELNNEFRVAVPAARTWEVLTDVQRVAPCLPGATLLSVDGDDFTGAVKVKVGPITVSYKGDATFQEKDAAAQRVVLKANGKETRGNGTASAIVTAQLKDEGADSTLVVVTTDLAISGKAAQFGRGVLADVAGSLIDQFAKSLEAELLGETKPAETGSAATGAEQAPQEAAPINALSLAKVMAVPMAKRFAPAIGAVAAAGVLGFLVGRAGRGKRKSTGVSTEDLQAALLRLVS, encoded by the coding sequence GTGGAGCTCAACAACGAATTCCGGGTCGCGGTACCTGCGGCGAGAACCTGGGAGGTGCTCACCGACGTCCAACGCGTCGCGCCCTGCCTGCCCGGCGCCACCCTGCTCAGTGTCGACGGCGACGATTTCACCGGTGCGGTCAAGGTGAAGGTCGGCCCGATCACGGTGTCCTACAAGGGCGATGCCACCTTCCAGGAGAAGGACGCGGCGGCGCAGCGGGTGGTGCTCAAGGCCAACGGCAAGGAGACCCGCGGCAACGGCACCGCGTCAGCGATCGTGACCGCCCAACTGAAGGACGAGGGCGCCGACTCCACACTCGTGGTGGTGACCACCGATCTGGCCATCTCCGGCAAGGCCGCCCAGTTCGGCCGCGGGGTGCTGGCCGATGTGGCAGGCAGCTTGATCGACCAGTTCGCCAAGAGCCTGGAAGCCGAACTTCTCGGCGAGACGAAGCCTGCTGAAACCGGCTCGGCCGCAACCGGAGCCGAACAGGCCCCGCAGGAGGCCGCCCCGATCAACGCGCTCTCCCTGGCAAAGGTGATGGCGGTGCCCATGGCCAAGCGATTCGCCCCGGCCATCGGCGCGGTGGCCGCAGCAGGCGTGCTCGGCTTCCTGGTCGGCCGGGCCGGGCGCGGCAAGCGGAAGAGCACCGGGGTGAGCACCGAGGACCTGCAGGCCGCACTGCTGCGGTTGGTGTCATGA
- a CDS encoding xanthine dehydrogenase family protein molybdopterin-binding subunit has product MASAVPETVATRYAGRRVERVEDTRLLTGRGTYVDDISRPGMLHACFVRSPYAHAKFTGIDATAALALPGVHAVLTAADLNPEVKEAWHAVAGKDVPDTPRPPLAEGEVKFVGDPVALVIAESRYIAEDAVDLVDVDYEPLPAIADFRQALTSEVSVHEAFPDNNAGGMAGMPPDEEVFGSAAHVVKEHIYQQMHVPVPIETRGMVTEWSATSGELTIWASTQTPHELRAFAARLLGIPAQHVRVIMRDTGGGFGQKVVPMREDMCIMLAARRVPAALKWIEDRRENLMSAGQSRHVDGDVRMAFDDDGTILAADIDFIQDVGSYPTPYPVLTTAAIGMFFPGPYRVPKASFNYKTVFSNTAGLHAYRGPWQYETLTREILLDIAARKMGMDPVELRRKNLLRRDEMPYFNPNGMPYDHVAPIETFEQAVKILDHEGFRKEQAEALAQGRYLGLGFSAYIEPTGAATGHLASEGCTIRMEPTGKINVYVNGGSTGNSLETTVIQLTADALGADIDDVATIQGDTAVTPYGAGTQGSRSAPMTAGAVNEAGTILRQQLVAMAAARLEVEESEIELGGSKAIARNDPEKRVSFADLAFRAHYEPQMLPPGMSASLEATARYTAPPTAPIHWANATHACTCEVDVVTGHVTLTRYIVSEDVGPMINPNVVEGQIAGGTVQGIGGALLEKLSYDAAGNPLSSTFVDYLLPTATEVPTIEYGHVEIPGPGVGGYKGAGEGGAIGSTPAVINAVNDALAPLGVTLTTLPATPAAIVDAIERSQENQGRDH; this is encoded by the coding sequence ATGGCGTCAGCCGTACCGGAGACCGTCGCAACCCGCTATGCCGGCAGACGGGTCGAGCGGGTCGAGGACACCCGCCTGCTCACCGGGCGTGGCACGTACGTCGACGACATCAGCCGGCCCGGCATGCTGCACGCCTGCTTCGTCCGCAGCCCCTACGCGCACGCCAAGTTCACCGGCATCGACGCCACCGCAGCCCTGGCCCTTCCCGGGGTACATGCGGTGCTGACCGCAGCCGACCTGAACCCCGAGGTCAAGGAGGCCTGGCACGCCGTCGCGGGCAAGGATGTCCCCGACACTCCGCGGCCGCCCCTGGCCGAGGGCGAGGTGAAGTTCGTCGGAGATCCGGTGGCCCTGGTCATCGCCGAGAGCCGCTACATCGCCGAGGATGCCGTCGACCTGGTCGACGTCGACTACGAGCCGCTGCCCGCCATCGCCGACTTCCGGCAGGCGCTGACGTCCGAGGTGTCGGTCCACGAAGCCTTCCCGGACAACAACGCCGGAGGTATGGCAGGCATGCCGCCGGACGAAGAGGTCTTCGGCTCCGCCGCGCACGTGGTGAAAGAGCACATCTACCAGCAGATGCACGTGCCGGTGCCGATCGAGACGCGAGGCATGGTCACCGAGTGGTCGGCAACCTCCGGCGAGCTGACCATCTGGGCCTCCACCCAGACGCCGCACGAACTGCGCGCGTTCGCGGCCCGGCTGCTCGGTATCCCCGCCCAGCACGTGCGGGTCATCATGCGCGACACCGGCGGCGGGTTCGGCCAGAAGGTCGTCCCGATGCGCGAGGACATGTGCATCATGCTGGCTGCCCGGCGCGTACCGGCCGCGCTGAAATGGATCGAGGACCGCCGCGAGAACCTGATGTCGGCCGGCCAGTCCCGCCACGTCGACGGCGACGTGCGCATGGCGTTCGACGACGATGGCACCATCCTGGCCGCCGACATCGACTTCATCCAGGACGTGGGCTCGTACCCGACCCCGTATCCGGTGCTGACCACCGCGGCCATCGGCATGTTCTTCCCCGGCCCGTACCGGGTGCCCAAGGCCAGCTTCAACTACAAGACGGTGTTCTCCAACACCGCGGGCCTGCATGCCTACCGCGGGCCGTGGCAGTACGAAACGCTTACCCGCGAAATACTTCTCGACATCGCCGCGCGCAAGATGGGCATGGACCCCGTCGAGCTGCGACGCAAGAATCTGCTCCGCCGCGACGAGATGCCGTATTTCAACCCCAACGGCATGCCTTATGACCACGTCGCCCCGATCGAGACCTTCGAGCAGGCCGTCAAGATCCTCGACCACGAGGGCTTCCGCAAGGAGCAGGCCGAGGCGCTGGCCCAGGGCCGCTATCTGGGCCTGGGCTTCTCCGCATACATCGAGCCGACCGGGGCGGCCACCGGCCACCTGGCCAGCGAGGGCTGCACCATCCGGATGGAGCCGACCGGCAAGATCAACGTCTACGTCAACGGCGGGTCCACCGGAAACAGCCTGGAAACCACCGTCATTCAGCTCACCGCCGACGCCCTGGGCGCCGACATCGACGATGTCGCGACCATCCAGGGCGACACCGCGGTGACGCCCTACGGTGCCGGCACCCAGGGCAGCCGCAGCGCCCCGATGACCGCGGGTGCGGTCAACGAGGCGGGCACCATCTTGCGCCAACAGCTCGTCGCGATGGCCGCGGCCCGCCTCGAGGTCGAGGAATCCGAGATCGAACTCGGCGGGTCGAAGGCGATTGCGCGCAACGATCCCGAAAAGCGGGTCAGTTTCGCCGATCTCGCCTTCCGCGCCCATTACGAGCCGCAGATGCTGCCGCCGGGCATGTCAGCCTCGCTGGAGGCCACCGCCCGCTACACCGCACCGCCGACAGCTCCGATCCACTGGGCCAACGCCACCCACGCCTGCACCTGCGAGGTCGATGTCGTCACCGGGCACGTCACCCTGACGCGTTACATCGTCAGCGAGGACGTCGGCCCGATGATCAACCCCAACGTGGTCGAAGGCCAGATCGCCGGCGGCACCGTGCAGGGTATCGGCGGGGCCCTGCTGGAGAAGCTGTCCTACGACGCTGCCGGAAATCCGTTGTCCTCAACCTTTGTCGACTATCTGCTGCCCACCGCCACCGAGGTCCCGACGATCGAGTACGGCCACGTCGAGATCCCCGGACCCGGTGTCGGTGGATACAAGGGTGCGGGTGAGGGCGGCGCCATCGGCTCGACGCCCGCGGTCATCAACGCCGTGAACGACGCGTTGGCCCCGCTCGGCGTCACCCTCACCACTCTGCCCGCCACCCCGGCGGCCATCGTCGACGCCATCGAACGCTCGCAGGAGAACCAAGGAAGGGATCACTGA
- a CDS encoding M15 family metallopeptidase produces MPEEESVISAASRLVAATLLTAAAVAVPVVGAPAAFARPAAEAGLVDVRTVVPDAVIDLRYATSDNFVGQRLYPPGAPCLVHESMAPGLSAAAAALRPQTLVFWDCYRPHEVQVKMFEVVSNPNWVARPSAYARSHEAGRSVDVTIAGGGSLLDMGTGFDDFTPRSLAYATDGISPAAQANRTRLREAMAAGGLTVYSGEWWHFDGPGAADPRPYLDVPLQ; encoded by the coding sequence ATGCCTGAAGAAGAGAGTGTCATTTCCGCAGCAAGCCGGCTGGTGGCGGCCACGCTACTGACGGCCGCGGCCGTCGCCGTTCCGGTGGTCGGGGCGCCTGCGGCGTTCGCGAGGCCGGCGGCCGAAGCCGGGCTGGTCGACGTGCGCACCGTGGTTCCCGACGCGGTGATCGACCTGCGGTATGCGACGAGCGACAACTTCGTCGGCCAGCGGCTCTACCCACCCGGGGCGCCGTGTCTGGTGCACGAGTCGATGGCCCCCGGCCTATCGGCCGCCGCCGCGGCGCTCCGACCGCAGACCCTGGTGTTCTGGGACTGCTATCGACCGCACGAGGTGCAGGTCAAGATGTTCGAGGTGGTGTCCAATCCCAACTGGGTGGCCCGGCCGTCGGCGTACGCGCGCAGCCACGAGGCCGGCCGCTCGGTGGACGTCACGATCGCCGGCGGTGGCTCTCTCCTCGACATGGGAACCGGGTTCGACGACTTCACGCCGCGCAGTCTGGCCTACGCGACCGACGGGATCAGCCCTGCCGCGCAAGCCAACCGGACCCGATTGCGTGAGGCGATGGCCGCCGGCGGGCTGACCGTGTACTCGGGGGAGTGGTGGCATTTCGACGGGCCGGGCGCAGCCGATCCGCGGCCGTACCTGGACGTACCGTTGCAATAG
- a CDS encoding cutinase family protein, protein MNVFKLFQGAVLIAACAAPIAPMPVASAQPPCPDVEVVFARGTYEPPGVGGPGQSFVDALRARVGERSVEVYPVNYQASGNFGDRIEFARTVVDGIRDASDHIKATARDCPKTKVVLGGYSQGAVVAGYTTAATVPDGIPAEYKQYIPAPMAPEVADHVASVVLLGTPSDEFMRDIGAPQMVIGPRYKDKTIELCEPGDTICDGTPAGVPNFAHTAYVLNGMPGQAADFTVGRL, encoded by the coding sequence ATGAACGTCTTCAAATTGTTCCAGGGCGCGGTGCTGATCGCCGCCTGCGCCGCCCCCATTGCACCCATGCCCGTCGCGTCGGCGCAGCCACCGTGCCCCGACGTCGAGGTGGTGTTCGCCCGAGGCACCTATGAGCCGCCCGGCGTCGGTGGCCCGGGACAGTCCTTCGTGGACGCACTGCGGGCACGGGTCGGGGAGCGTTCGGTCGAGGTGTATCCGGTGAACTATCAGGCCAGCGGAAATTTCGGTGACCGCATCGAGTTCGCCCGAACGGTGGTCGACGGCATCCGGGATGCGTCCGACCACATCAAGGCGACGGCCAGGGACTGTCCCAAGACGAAGGTGGTCCTGGGCGGCTACTCCCAGGGTGCCGTGGTAGCCGGCTACACCACCGCGGCAACTGTGCCGGACGGTATCCCGGCCGAGTACAAGCAATACATCCCCGCGCCCATGGCGCCTGAGGTCGCCGACCACGTGGCCTCGGTGGTGCTGCTCGGCACGCCGTCCGACGAGTTCATGCGTGACATCGGCGCACCGCAGATGGTCATCGGTCCCCGCTACAAGGACAAGACCATCGAGTTGTGCGAGCCCGGTGACACCATCTGCGACGGAACACCCGCCGGGGTTCCCAACTTCGCGCACACGGCTTATGTGCTCAACGGTATGCCGGGCCAGGCCGCTGACTTCACGGTCGGCCGGCTCTGA